From a single Theropithecus gelada isolate Dixy chromosome 8, Tgel_1.0, whole genome shotgun sequence genomic region:
- the LOC112630099 gene encoding secreted Ly-6/uPAR domain-containing protein 2 isoform X1, whose amino-acid sequence MQFHTGLLLAAVLSLQLAAAQALWCHQCTGFGGCSRGSRCPRDSTHCVTTATRPRTLSPHSPHGLAPGLTAAPPSSLASPHLAASAATIQHHLSSGSPVWSLV is encoded by the exons ATGCAGTTCCACACTGGGCTCCTGCTGGCCGCCGTCCTGAGCCTACAGCTGG CTGCAGCCCAAGCCTTGTGGTGTCACCAGTGCACGGGCTTCGGAGGGTGCTCCCGTGGATCCAGATGCCCAAGGGACTCCACTCACTGCGTCACTACTGCCACCC gcccccggACACTCAGCCCCCACAGCCCTCACGGCCTGGCGCCAGGGCTCACGGCTGCCCCTCCCTCGAGCCTGGCCAGCCCACATCTCGCGGCCTCTGCAGCCACCATCCAGCATCACTTGTCCTCGGGAAGTCCTGTGTGGAGTCTTGTCTAA
- the LOC112630099 gene encoding secreted Ly-6/uPAR domain-containing protein 2 isoform X2, producing MQFHTGLLLAAVLSLQLAAAQALWCHQCTGFGGCSRGSRCPRDSTHCVTTATRVLSNIENLPLVTKMCHTGCPDIPSLGLGPYVSIACCQTSLCNHD from the exons ATGCAGTTCCACACTGGGCTCCTGCTGGCCGCCGTCCTGAGCCTACAGCTGG CTGCAGCCCAAGCCTTGTGGTGTCACCAGTGCACGGGCTTCGGAGGGTGCTCCCGTGGATCCAGATGCCCAAGGGACTCCACTCACTGCGTCACTACTGCCACCC GGGTCCTCAGCAACATCGAGAACTTGCCTCTGGTCACCAAGATGTGCCACACGGGCTGCCCCGATAtccccagcctgggcctgggccccTACGTGTCCATTGCTTGCTGCCAGACCAGCCTCTGCAACCATGACTGA